A genomic window from Salvia hispanica cultivar TCC Black 2014 chromosome 5, UniMelb_Shisp_WGS_1.0, whole genome shotgun sequence includes:
- the LOC125186046 gene encoding proliferating cell nuclear antigen-like codes for MLELRLVQGSLLKKVVESIKELVTDAKFDCSPTGFSLQAFDSSHLALVSLLLRSEGFHHYRCDRNISMGMNLDTVAKMLKFAGHDDIITLKADDASDSVTFMFESPRQDKSSKFEMKLMDIESEHLGMPEAEYHAIVRMPSVEFSWICKHLSSIGDTVVISVTNENEGVEFSSTGDIVTANSVYKHNTTVDGEVNVEMNEPVSLRFALRYLNSFTKASPLSTTVTLSLSSELPLVVEYKIAEMGYIRFYLPPKIDED; via the exons ATGTTGGAGCTACGGTTGGTACAGGGGAGTCTGTTGAAGAAGGTTGTGGAATCGATCAAGGAGCTTGTAACCGATGCCAAGTTCGACTGCTCCCCCACCGGTTTCTCACTGCAGGCTTTCGATTCCAGCCACTTGGCGCTGGTGTCGCTGCTGCTCCGTTCGGAGGGATTCCACCACTACCGCTGCGACCGAAACATCTCCATGGGGATGAACCTCGACACCGTGGCTAAAATGCTCAAGTTCGCCGGACATGACGATATCATCACTCTGAAGGCCGACGACGCCAGCGACTCTGTCACTTTCATGTTCGAAAGCCCCA GACAAGATAAGAGCTCAAAATTTGAGATGAAGCTGATGGACATTGAGAGTGAGCATCTAGGAATGCCAGAAGCCGAGTACCATGCTATTGTTCGCATGCCATCTGTTGAGTTCTCTTGGATTTGCAAACATCTTAGTAGCATTGGTGACACAG TTGTCATCTCTGTTACAAACGAAAACGAAGGTGTGGAGTTCTCATCCACGGGTGATATTGTAACTGCAAATAGTGTATATAAGCACAACACCACTGTTGACGGCGAGGTGAATGTTGAGATGAATGAGCCAGTATCTCTCAGATTTGCTCTTAGGTATCTCAACTCCTTCACTAAGGCCTCCCCATTGTCTACCACTGTCACTTTAAGTTTGTCCTCGGAGCTCCCATTGGTGGTCGAGTATAAGATTGCAGAGATGGGCTACATACGCTTCTACTTGCCTCCCAAGATTGACGAAGATTGA
- the LOC125186753 gene encoding F-box protein At5g49610-like, with translation MISKGSIHRRMKHNFFKYLPLEILTDILLRLPLEDIATCKCVCKPWLNLIETDYFSKSHLSKSGPVLVVSIPSTNSNWFNVFKLEEKPKRKPIPITKFDFPQASTIQGSSNGLLLLKNPFRDHLYVCNPITREFVELCGRLTRPREDCYGIGVSRISGQHKVVYLNPTYDGCHVYTLESGSSWRRVEGVIPSFDCCHSSVAAFVSGNLYWFVSKFRKPPFICCFDLET, from the coding sequence ATGATCTCCAAAGGCTCAATTCATCGAAGAATGAAGcataatttcttcaaatatcTACCATTAGAGATCCTCACCGATATCCTATTGAGACTTCCTCTTGAAGACATTGCAACTTGCAAATGTGTTTGCAAACCGTGGCTCAATCTCATTGAGACTGACTATTTTTCTAAGTCACATCTTTCTAAATCCGGCCCCGTCCTTGTGGTCTCGATACCGTctacaaattcaaattggtTCAATGTTTTCAAATTGGAAGAGAAGCCCAAACGCAAGCCGATTCCAATCACCAAGTTTGATTTCCCCCAAGCATCAACAATACAAGGTTCTTCCAACGGTTTGCTTCTTCTGAAAAATCCTTTTCGCGATCATCTTTATGTATGTAATCCTATCACCCGTGAATTTGTTGAACTCTGTGGCCGTCTTACTCGCCCTCGAGAAGATTGTTATGGAATTGGAGTGAGCAGAATAAGCGGACAACATAAGGTTGTCTATCTCAACCCTACCTACGACGGATGTCATGTATACACTCTTGAATCAGGTTCTTCATGGAGACGCGTTGAAGGTGTTATCCCCTCGTTTGATTGTTGTCACAGCTCCGTTGCTGCATTTGTTAGTGGCAATCTCTATTGGTTTGTTTCTAAATTTAGGAAGCCCCCTTTCATTTGCTGCTTTGATCTTGAGACATAA
- the LOC125186256 gene encoding uncharacterized protein LOC125186256 — MSTTLLLLLFILATLAHFSYANPLCTPSSCGVIRNISYPFRLNGDPSHCGHLILTCQHNLTYISLHFHNYSVKAIDYQNSSIRVADASLNNHNICSFPISSAYEQDEYFRDDSGNYYDTPYSIYLHRGMGRYTTRLHGPKDRLCYRFNVPHRFSNDSKWWWRAKNSPSTKIRRIGGLHGRNQKCKLAGAEI, encoded by the exons ATGTCCACaactctcctcctcctcttatTCATCCTTGCAACACTAGCTCATTTCTCTTATGCTAATCCTCTCTGCACTCCTTCTTCGTGTGGTGTTATTCGTAACATCAGCTACCCTTTCCGCCTCAATGGCGATCCCAGCCACTGCGGCCATCTCATATTAACATGCCAACACAACCTCACCTATAtctctctccactttcatAACTACTCTGTGAAAGCCATCGACTACCAAAACTCCAGCATCAGAGTGGCTGATGCTTCCCTCAACAATCACAACATCTGCTCTTTCCCCATCTCTTCTGCTTATGAACAAGATGAGTACTTTAGAGATGATTCTGGTAACTATTACGACACCCCATATTCAATCTATCTACATCGCGGAATGGGAAGATACACTACACGTCTGCATGGCCCGAAAGATCGCCTCTGTTACAGATTTAATGTTCCACATCGATT cTCAAACGACTCGAAATGGTGGTGGCGAGCAAAGAACTCACCATCAACAAAAATTCGGAGGATTGGTGGCCTACATGGACGAAACCAGAAATGCAAATTAGCCGGTgctgaaatttaa
- the LOC125187737 gene encoding rust resistance kinase Lr10-like isoform X3, which translates to MSTTLLLLLFILATLAHFSYANPLCTPSSCGVIRNISYPFRLNGDPSHCGHLILTCQHNLTYISLHFHNYSVKAIDYQNSSIRVADASLNNHNICSFPISSAYEQDEYFRDDSEIHHSLLYGFELNFCTDCKPWSLPSFWWFMYAVVLRPVPLLILGMLCAVIGPPIFTLFGIAALSMALFQTWLLYGSIFIQYRLLCAVISPPILIFAALSMGLLRTYAPYYDINIPPPRFGFLFDVGDMELVIELIILLPKFILFPVAMWILIKKFRRRHMSMYKNIESFLRSDNELAPIRYSYSDIKKMTGGFQDKLGEGGYASVYKGKVRSGFHVAVKLLKKSGGSGKDFMNEISTIGRIHHVNVVKLIGYCAHGSKRALIYDFMPNGSLDKYLFNRDKTISLSWDTKFEIAVGVARGIEYLHRGCDVQILHFDIKPHNILLDDNFIPKISDFGLAKFFSTDKTTVTMTAARGTIGYVAPELISRSIGAVSFKADVYSFGMLLMEMVSLKKDLIGNNDNSSQYFPYWIYDYFSQGKDIEVVNGGEDGNDDDSWRKFGRKMTIVALWCIQMNPDNRPSMHKVLEMLEGDVERIMIPEYPSQSIQVTMDQTCSTDSVSLLEHDDASTSVEIIVE; encoded by the exons ATGTCCACaactctcctcctcctcttatTCATCCTTGCAACACTAGCTCATTTCTCTTATGCTAATCCTCTCTGCACTCCTTCTTCGTGTGGTGTTATTCGTAACATCAGCTACCCTTTCCGCCTCAATGGCGATCCCAGCCACTGCGGCCATCTCATATTAACATGCCAACACAACCTCACCTATAtctctctccactttcatAACTACTCTGTGAAAGCCATCGACTACCAAAACTCCAGCATCAGAGTGGCTGATGCTTCCCTCAACAATCACAACATCTGCTCTTTCCCCATCTCTTCTGCTTATGAACAAGATGAGTACTTTAGAGATGATTCTG AAATCCACCACTCTCTCTTGTATGGATTTGAACTCAACTTCTGCACCGACTGCAAACCATGGTCATTACCCTCATTCTGGTGGT TTATGTATGCAGTGGTGCTTCGCCCAGTTCCTCTACTCATTTTAG GGATGCTATGTGCAGTAATAGGCCCTCCTATATTCACCCTCTTTGGAATCGCAGCTCTATCAATGGCCTTATTTCAAACATGGTTGCTATACGGCAGCATATTCATACAATACC gTTTGCTGTGTGCAGTAATAAGCCCTCCTATACTCATATTCGCAGCTTTATCAATGGGCTTACTTCGAACTTACGCTCCGTACTACGACATAAACATACCACCACCAC GCTTCGGTTTCCTATTTGATGTAGGCGACATGGAATTAGTAATCG AATTGATCATCTTGCTACCAAAGTTTATCCTTTTTCCTGTTGCTATGTGGATTTTGATCAAGAAATTTCGGAGAAGACACATGtctatgtataaaaatatagaaagcTTCTTAAGAAGTGACAACGAACTCGCACCAATTAGATATTCATATTCAGACATTAAGAAGATGACCGGAGGCTTTCAAGATAAACTGGGTGAAGGTGGCTACGCATCTGTTTACAAAGGGAAGGTCCGAAGTGGCTTTCATGTAGCTGTCAAATTACTCAAAAAATCTGGAGGAAGTGGAAAAGACTTCATGAATGAAATTTCAACTATTGGAAGGATCCACCATGTCAATGTGGTGAAACTCATTGGATATTGTGCACACGGCTCCAAACGTGCGCTTATCTATGATTTCATGCCCAACGGTTCCCTTGATAAATATCTTTTCAATAGAGACAAAACGATCTCATTGAGTTGGGATACGAAGTTTGAGATTGCAGTTGGTGTTGCTCGTGGGATTGAGTATCTGCACCGAGGGTGTGACGTTCAAATCCTGCATTTTGACATCAAGCCTCATAACATACTTCTTGATGATAACTTCATCCCGAAAATATCAGATTTTGGGCTAGCAAAGTTTTTCTCAACGGATAAAACTACTGTGACTATGACTGCTGCTAGAGGAACCATAGGATATGTTGCTCCTGAACTAATTAGCAGGAGTATTGGAGCAGTCTCTTTTAAGGCTGACGTTTATAGTTTCGGGATGTTGTTGATGGAAATGGTGAGTTTGAAGAAAGACTTGATAGGGAACAACGACAATTCGAGTCAGTATTTTCCATATTGGATATATGACTATTTCAGCCAAGGGAAGGATATTGAAGTTGTGAATGGTGGTGAGGATGGAAACGATGATGATAGTTGGAGGAAATTTGGTCGGAAGATGACAATAGTTGCATTATGGTGCATACAGATGAATCCAGATAATCGTCCATCAATGCACAAAGTGTTGGAAATGTTGGAAGGTGATGTTGAACGTATAATGATTCCCGAGTATCCTTCGCAATCTATTCAAGTCACCATGGATCAAACATGTTCCACTGATTCAGTATCATTGCTGGAACATGATGATGCTTCAACCAGTGTTGAGATTATAGTTGAATAA
- the LOC125187737 gene encoding cysteine-rich receptor-like protein kinase 25 isoform X2, producing the protein MSTTLLLLLFILATLAHFSYANPLCTPSSCGVIRNISYPFRLNGDPSHCGHLILTCQHNLTYISLHFHNYSVKAIDYQNSSIRVADASLNNHNICSFPISSAYEQDEYFRDDSGNYYDTPYSIYPHDYYKTTHINLMSCPKSNPMKNSSLYTNISTNCSIMNDRHSYIMVGFMRASEKSTTLSCMDLNSTSAPTANHGHYPHSGGVRIIEYHCLISNDFVFMNIISLATPLVMYAVVLRPVPLLILGMLCAVIGPPIFTLFGIAALSMALFQTWLLYGSIFIQYPLSMGLLRTYAPYYDINIPPPRFGFLFDVGDMELVIELIILLPKFILFPVAMWILIKKFRRRHMSMYKNIESFLRSDNELAPIRYSYSDIKKMTGGFQDKLGEGGYASVYKGKVRSGFHVAVKLLKKSGGSGKDFMNEISTIGRIHHVNVVKLIGYCAHGSKRALIYDFMPNGSLDKYLFNRDKTISLSWDTKFEIAVGVARGIEYLHRGCDVQILHFDIKPHNILLDDNFIPKISDFGLAKFFSTDKTTVTMTAARGTIGYVAPELISRSIGAVSFKADVYSFGMLLMEMVSLKKDLIGNNDNSSQYFPYWIYDYFSQGKDIEVVNGGEDGNDDDSWRKFGRKMTIVALWCIQMNPDNRPSMHKVLEMLEGDVERIMIPEYPSQSIQVTMDQTCSTDSVSLLEHDDASTSVEIIVE; encoded by the exons ATGTCCACaactctcctcctcctcttatTCATCCTTGCAACACTAGCTCATTTCTCTTATGCTAATCCTCTCTGCACTCCTTCTTCGTGTGGTGTTATTCGTAACATCAGCTACCCTTTCCGCCTCAATGGCGATCCCAGCCACTGCGGCCATCTCATATTAACATGCCAACACAACCTCACCTATAtctctctccactttcatAACTACTCTGTGAAAGCCATCGACTACCAAAACTCCAGCATCAGAGTGGCTGATGCTTCCCTCAACAATCACAACATCTGCTCTTTCCCCATCTCTTCTGCTTATGAACAAGATGAGTACTTTAGAGATGATTCTGGTAACTATTACGACACCCCATATTCAATCTATCCACatgattattataaaaccaccCATATCAATTTGATGAGCTGCCCTAAATCTAATCCCATGAAGAATTCATCCCTCTACACCAACATTTCTACTAATTGTTCTATAATGAATGATAGACATTCATATATAATGGTCGGATTCATGCGTGCCTCAGAG AAATCCACCACTCTCTCTTGTATGGATTTGAACTCAACTTCTGCACCGACTGCAAACCATGGTCATTACCCTCATTCTGGTGGTGTAAGAATCATAGAATATCATTGTTTAATATCTAatgattttgtgtttatgAACATTATCTCACTTGCTACTCCTCTAGTTATGTATGCAGTGGTGCTTCGCCCAGTTCCTCTACTCATTTTAG GGATGCTATGTGCAGTAATAGGCCCTCCTATATTCACCCTCTTTGGAATCGCAGCTCTATCAATGGCCTTATTTCAAACATGGTTGCTATACGGCAGCATATTCATACAATACC CTTTATCAATGGGCTTACTTCGAACTTACGCTCCGTACTACGACATAAACATACCACCACCAC GCTTCGGTTTCCTATTTGATGTAGGCGACATGGAATTAGTAATCG AATTGATCATCTTGCTACCAAAGTTTATCCTTTTTCCTGTTGCTATGTGGATTTTGATCAAGAAATTTCGGAGAAGACACATGtctatgtataaaaatatagaaagcTTCTTAAGAAGTGACAACGAACTCGCACCAATTAGATATTCATATTCAGACATTAAGAAGATGACCGGAGGCTTTCAAGATAAACTGGGTGAAGGTGGCTACGCATCTGTTTACAAAGGGAAGGTCCGAAGTGGCTTTCATGTAGCTGTCAAATTACTCAAAAAATCTGGAGGAAGTGGAAAAGACTTCATGAATGAAATTTCAACTATTGGAAGGATCCACCATGTCAATGTGGTGAAACTCATTGGATATTGTGCACACGGCTCCAAACGTGCGCTTATCTATGATTTCATGCCCAACGGTTCCCTTGATAAATATCTTTTCAATAGAGACAAAACGATCTCATTGAGTTGGGATACGAAGTTTGAGATTGCAGTTGGTGTTGCTCGTGGGATTGAGTATCTGCACCGAGGGTGTGACGTTCAAATCCTGCATTTTGACATCAAGCCTCATAACATACTTCTTGATGATAACTTCATCCCGAAAATATCAGATTTTGGGCTAGCAAAGTTTTTCTCAACGGATAAAACTACTGTGACTATGACTGCTGCTAGAGGAACCATAGGATATGTTGCTCCTGAACTAATTAGCAGGAGTATTGGAGCAGTCTCTTTTAAGGCTGACGTTTATAGTTTCGGGATGTTGTTGATGGAAATGGTGAGTTTGAAGAAAGACTTGATAGGGAACAACGACAATTCGAGTCAGTATTTTCCATATTGGATATATGACTATTTCAGCCAAGGGAAGGATATTGAAGTTGTGAATGGTGGTGAGGATGGAAACGATGATGATAGTTGGAGGAAATTTGGTCGGAAGATGACAATAGTTGCATTATGGTGCATACAGATGAATCCAGATAATCGTCCATCAATGCACAAAGTGTTGGAAATGTTGGAAGGTGATGTTGAACGTATAATGATTCCCGAGTATCCTTCGCAATCTATTCAAGTCACCATGGATCAAACATGTTCCACTGATTCAGTATCATTGCTGGAACATGATGATGCTTCAACCAGTGTTGAGATTATAGTTGAATAA
- the LOC125187737 gene encoding probable receptor-like protein kinase At5g20050 isoform X1 — translation MSTTLLLLLFILATLAHFSYANPLCTPSSCGVIRNISYPFRLNGDPSHCGHLILTCQHNLTYISLHFHNYSVKAIDYQNSSIRVADASLNNHNICSFPISSAYEQDEYFRDDSGNYYDTPYSIYPHDYYKTTHINLMSCPKSNPMKNSSLYTNISTNCSIMNDRHSYIMVGFMRASEKSTTLSCMDLNSTSAPTANHGHYPHSGGVRIIEYHCLISNDFVFMNIISLATPLVMYAVVLRPVPLLILGMLCAVIGPPIFTLFGIAALSMALFQTWLLYGSIFIQYRLLCAVISPPILIFAALSMGLLRTYAPYYDINIPPPRFGFLFDVGDMELVIELIILLPKFILFPVAMWILIKKFRRRHMSMYKNIESFLRSDNELAPIRYSYSDIKKMTGGFQDKLGEGGYASVYKGKVRSGFHVAVKLLKKSGGSGKDFMNEISTIGRIHHVNVVKLIGYCAHGSKRALIYDFMPNGSLDKYLFNRDKTISLSWDTKFEIAVGVARGIEYLHRGCDVQILHFDIKPHNILLDDNFIPKISDFGLAKFFSTDKTTVTMTAARGTIGYVAPELISRSIGAVSFKADVYSFGMLLMEMVSLKKDLIGNNDNSSQYFPYWIYDYFSQGKDIEVVNGGEDGNDDDSWRKFGRKMTIVALWCIQMNPDNRPSMHKVLEMLEGDVERIMIPEYPSQSIQVTMDQTCSTDSVSLLEHDDASTSVEIIVE, via the exons ATGTCCACaactctcctcctcctcttatTCATCCTTGCAACACTAGCTCATTTCTCTTATGCTAATCCTCTCTGCACTCCTTCTTCGTGTGGTGTTATTCGTAACATCAGCTACCCTTTCCGCCTCAATGGCGATCCCAGCCACTGCGGCCATCTCATATTAACATGCCAACACAACCTCACCTATAtctctctccactttcatAACTACTCTGTGAAAGCCATCGACTACCAAAACTCCAGCATCAGAGTGGCTGATGCTTCCCTCAACAATCACAACATCTGCTCTTTCCCCATCTCTTCTGCTTATGAACAAGATGAGTACTTTAGAGATGATTCTGGTAACTATTACGACACCCCATATTCAATCTATCCACatgattattataaaaccaccCATATCAATTTGATGAGCTGCCCTAAATCTAATCCCATGAAGAATTCATCCCTCTACACCAACATTTCTACTAATTGTTCTATAATGAATGATAGACATTCATATATAATGGTCGGATTCATGCGTGCCTCAGAG AAATCCACCACTCTCTCTTGTATGGATTTGAACTCAACTTCTGCACCGACTGCAAACCATGGTCATTACCCTCATTCTGGTGGTGTAAGAATCATAGAATATCATTGTTTAATATCTAatgattttgtgtttatgAACATTATCTCACTTGCTACTCCTCTAGTTATGTATGCAGTGGTGCTTCGCCCAGTTCCTCTACTCATTTTAG GGATGCTATGTGCAGTAATAGGCCCTCCTATATTCACCCTCTTTGGAATCGCAGCTCTATCAATGGCCTTATTTCAAACATGGTTGCTATACGGCAGCATATTCATACAATACC gTTTGCTGTGTGCAGTAATAAGCCCTCCTATACTCATATTCGCAGCTTTATCAATGGGCTTACTTCGAACTTACGCTCCGTACTACGACATAAACATACCACCACCAC GCTTCGGTTTCCTATTTGATGTAGGCGACATGGAATTAGTAATCG AATTGATCATCTTGCTACCAAAGTTTATCCTTTTTCCTGTTGCTATGTGGATTTTGATCAAGAAATTTCGGAGAAGACACATGtctatgtataaaaatatagaaagcTTCTTAAGAAGTGACAACGAACTCGCACCAATTAGATATTCATATTCAGACATTAAGAAGATGACCGGAGGCTTTCAAGATAAACTGGGTGAAGGTGGCTACGCATCTGTTTACAAAGGGAAGGTCCGAAGTGGCTTTCATGTAGCTGTCAAATTACTCAAAAAATCTGGAGGAAGTGGAAAAGACTTCATGAATGAAATTTCAACTATTGGAAGGATCCACCATGTCAATGTGGTGAAACTCATTGGATATTGTGCACACGGCTCCAAACGTGCGCTTATCTATGATTTCATGCCCAACGGTTCCCTTGATAAATATCTTTTCAATAGAGACAAAACGATCTCATTGAGTTGGGATACGAAGTTTGAGATTGCAGTTGGTGTTGCTCGTGGGATTGAGTATCTGCACCGAGGGTGTGACGTTCAAATCCTGCATTTTGACATCAAGCCTCATAACATACTTCTTGATGATAACTTCATCCCGAAAATATCAGATTTTGGGCTAGCAAAGTTTTTCTCAACGGATAAAACTACTGTGACTATGACTGCTGCTAGAGGAACCATAGGATATGTTGCTCCTGAACTAATTAGCAGGAGTATTGGAGCAGTCTCTTTTAAGGCTGACGTTTATAGTTTCGGGATGTTGTTGATGGAAATGGTGAGTTTGAAGAAAGACTTGATAGGGAACAACGACAATTCGAGTCAGTATTTTCCATATTGGATATATGACTATTTCAGCCAAGGGAAGGATATTGAAGTTGTGAATGGTGGTGAGGATGGAAACGATGATGATAGTTGGAGGAAATTTGGTCGGAAGATGACAATAGTTGCATTATGGTGCATACAGATGAATCCAGATAATCGTCCATCAATGCACAAAGTGTTGGAAATGTTGGAAGGTGATGTTGAACGTATAATGATTCCCGAGTATCCTTCGCAATCTATTCAAGTCACCATGGATCAAACATGTTCCACTGATTCAGTATCATTGCTGGAACATGATGATGCTTCAACCAGTGTTGAGATTATAGTTGAATAA
- the LOC125187737 gene encoding rust resistance kinase Lr10-like isoform X4: MYAVVLRPVPLLILGMLCAVIGPPIFTLFGIAALSMALFQTWLLYGSIFIQYRLLCAVISPPILIFAALSMGLLRTYAPYYDINIPPPRFGFLFDVGDMELVIELIILLPKFILFPVAMWILIKKFRRRHMSMYKNIESFLRSDNELAPIRYSYSDIKKMTGGFQDKLGEGGYASVYKGKVRSGFHVAVKLLKKSGGSGKDFMNEISTIGRIHHVNVVKLIGYCAHGSKRALIYDFMPNGSLDKYLFNRDKTISLSWDTKFEIAVGVARGIEYLHRGCDVQILHFDIKPHNILLDDNFIPKISDFGLAKFFSTDKTTVTMTAARGTIGYVAPELISRSIGAVSFKADVYSFGMLLMEMVSLKKDLIGNNDNSSQYFPYWIYDYFSQGKDIEVVNGGEDGNDDDSWRKFGRKMTIVALWCIQMNPDNRPSMHKVLEMLEGDVERIMIPEYPSQSIQVTMDQTCSTDSVSLLEHDDASTSVEIIVE; encoded by the exons ATGTATGCAGTGGTGCTTCGCCCAGTTCCTCTACTCATTTTAG GGATGCTATGTGCAGTAATAGGCCCTCCTATATTCACCCTCTTTGGAATCGCAGCTCTATCAATGGCCTTATTTCAAACATGGTTGCTATACGGCAGCATATTCATACAATACC gTTTGCTGTGTGCAGTAATAAGCCCTCCTATACTCATATTCGCAGCTTTATCAATGGGCTTACTTCGAACTTACGCTCCGTACTACGACATAAACATACCACCACCAC GCTTCGGTTTCCTATTTGATGTAGGCGACATGGAATTAGTAATCG AATTGATCATCTTGCTACCAAAGTTTATCCTTTTTCCTGTTGCTATGTGGATTTTGATCAAGAAATTTCGGAGAAGACACATGtctatgtataaaaatatagaaagcTTCTTAAGAAGTGACAACGAACTCGCACCAATTAGATATTCATATTCAGACATTAAGAAGATGACCGGAGGCTTTCAAGATAAACTGGGTGAAGGTGGCTACGCATCTGTTTACAAAGGGAAGGTCCGAAGTGGCTTTCATGTAGCTGTCAAATTACTCAAAAAATCTGGAGGAAGTGGAAAAGACTTCATGAATGAAATTTCAACTATTGGAAGGATCCACCATGTCAATGTGGTGAAACTCATTGGATATTGTGCACACGGCTCCAAACGTGCGCTTATCTATGATTTCATGCCCAACGGTTCCCTTGATAAATATCTTTTCAATAGAGACAAAACGATCTCATTGAGTTGGGATACGAAGTTTGAGATTGCAGTTGGTGTTGCTCGTGGGATTGAGTATCTGCACCGAGGGTGTGACGTTCAAATCCTGCATTTTGACATCAAGCCTCATAACATACTTCTTGATGATAACTTCATCCCGAAAATATCAGATTTTGGGCTAGCAAAGTTTTTCTCAACGGATAAAACTACTGTGACTATGACTGCTGCTAGAGGAACCATAGGATATGTTGCTCCTGAACTAATTAGCAGGAGTATTGGAGCAGTCTCTTTTAAGGCTGACGTTTATAGTTTCGGGATGTTGTTGATGGAAATGGTGAGTTTGAAGAAAGACTTGATAGGGAACAACGACAATTCGAGTCAGTATTTTCCATATTGGATATATGACTATTTCAGCCAAGGGAAGGATATTGAAGTTGTGAATGGTGGTGAGGATGGAAACGATGATGATAGTTGGAGGAAATTTGGTCGGAAGATGACAATAGTTGCATTATGGTGCATACAGATGAATCCAGATAATCGTCCATCAATGCACAAAGTGTTGGAAATGTTGGAAGGTGATGTTGAACGTATAATGATTCCCGAGTATCCTTCGCAATCTATTCAAGTCACCATGGATCAAACATGTTCCACTGATTCAGTATCATTGCTGGAACATGATGATGCTTCAACCAGTGTTGAGATTATAGTTGAATAA
- the LOC125190044 gene encoding F-box protein At5g65850-like, which translates to MKQNFFRYLPSEILIDILLGLSLENIATCKCVCKSWLSLIETDYFSKSHLSKSAPVLVVSIPSTNSNWFNVFKLEEKPKRKPNPITKFDFPQASTIQGSSNGLLLLKNPFRDHLYVCNPITREFVELRGRLTRPREDCYGIGVSRISGQHKVVYLNPTYDGCHVYTLESGSSWRRVEGVIPSFDCCHSSVAAFVSGNLYWFVSKFRKPPYVCCFDLETECFSTFSPPIECLKRNNVNKGMLCTLGDCLCFCDDEPEFKGDYYHVIWLLKEYELVEKSWCKVSAGN; encoded by the coding sequence ATGAAGCAAAATTTCTTCAGGTACCTCCCATCAGAGATCCTCATCGATATCTTGTTGGGACTCTCTCTCGAAAATATTGCAACTTGCAAATGCGTGTGCAAATCGTGGCTCAGTCTCATTGAGACTGACTATTTTTCTAAGTCACATCTTTCTAAATCCGCCCCCGTCCTTGTGGTCTCGATACCGTctacaaattcaaattggtTCAATGTTTTCAAATTGGAAGAGAAGCCCAAACGCAAGCCGAATCCAATCACCAAGTTTGATTTCCCCCAAGCATCAACAATACAAGGTTCTTCCAACGGTTTGCTTCTTCTGAAAAATCCTTTTCGCGATCATCTTTATGTATGTAATCCTATCACCCGTGAATTTGTTGAGCTCCGTGGCCGTCTTACTCGCCCTCGAGAAGATTGTTATGGAATTGGAGTGAGCAGAATAAGCGGACAACATAAGGTTGTCTATCTCAACCCTACCTACGACGGATGTCATGTATACACTCTTGAATCAGGTTCTTCATGGAGACGCGTTGAAGGTGTTATCCCCTCGTTTGATTGTTGTCACAGCTCCGTTGCTGCATTTGTTAGTGGCAATCTCTATTGGtttgtttcaaaatttagGAAGCCCCCTTACGTTTGCTGCTTTGATCTTGAGACAGAATGTTTTAGCACTTTCTCTCCACCAATTGAATGTCTCAAGAGAAACAACGTTAACAAGGGAATGTTGTGTACTTTAGGAGATTGTCTGTGTTTTTGTGATGACGAACCAGAATTTAAAGGTGACTATTATCACGTGATCTGGTTGCTGAAGGAATATGAATTAGTTGAGAAAAGTTGGTGCAAG